In a genomic window of Sarcophilus harrisii chromosome 4, mSarHar1.11, whole genome shotgun sequence:
- the TMEM69 gene encoding transmembrane protein 69 — MLRLLRGCSRASSLVLKTPRVAGSPTVWVTPGLLTSSWQAEDGVRNYRTSSCCFKKKAPMFPSRPPLTLTYLQDTPKPALWVALTGLVPFVAPPLVMMAIKSYVPLLAFTQMAYGASFLSFLGGARWGFTLTEDSPAKPDFRNLACSGIPLVFSWYAFLISEGLPEALVLLILGFGISLHSEVFLLPQYPNWFKAMRIVVTLVAFFSFIATLIIKDLFPETGSKPGKAHSPGKL, encoded by the exons ATGCTCCGCCTTCTCCGTGGCTGCTCTCGGGCTTCTTCCCTG GTCCTCAAGACTCCCCGCGTGGCAGGTAGCCCCACTGTGTGGGTGACCCCGGGGCTCCTCACATCCAGTTGGCAGGCTGAGGATGGGGTCAGGAACTATCGTACATCAAGCTGCTGCTTCAAGAAGAAGGCGCCCATGTTTCCCTCGCGGCCCCCCCTCACTCTTACCTACCTGCAGGACACCCCGAAGCCAGCCCTGTGGGTTGCTTTGACTGGCTTGGTCCCCTTTGTGGCTCCTCCCCTGGTCATGATGGCCATTAAGTCCTATGTACCCCTTTTGGCATTTACCCAGATGGCCTATGGAGCCagcttcctttctttcctggGGGGGGCCAGGTGGGGATTTACCCTGACAGAAGATAGCCCAGCCAAGCCCGACTTCAGGAACTTAGCCTGCAGTGGAATCCCCCTGGTGTTTTCATGGTATGCCTTCCTTATATCTGAGGGACTCCCTGAGGCCCTTGTCTTGCTGATCTTGGGCTTTGGGATATCATTGCACAGTGAAGTCTTCCTCTTGCCCCAATACCCCAACTGGTTCAAAGCCATGAGAATAGTAGTGACTCTTGtagcatttttctcatttatagcCACTTTGATAATTAAAGATTTGTTTCCAGAGACTGGCAGTAAGCCGGGTAAAGCTCACTCTCCTGGCAAATTGTGA